Proteins encoded within one genomic window of Geotalea daltonii FRC-32:
- the nusB gene encoding transcription antitermination factor NusB produces MSSRREGRELALQALYSSDAESLGGTFALKKIMDNFADGSEPSLDVHGRSFTFATELVNGVLSNSEAIDRKIEEKSKNWSIARMAKVDLNILRLAVFELFYRPDIPKNVTINEAIEVAKKFGAEDSPAFINGILDEIASSLPDKE; encoded by the coding sequence GTGAGCAGCAGAAGAGAAGGGCGTGAGCTTGCCCTGCAGGCACTTTATTCATCCGATGCGGAATCCCTCGGCGGAACTTTTGCTCTGAAGAAGATCATGGATAATTTTGCCGATGGTTCGGAACCCTCCCTGGATGTCCATGGACGATCCTTTACCTTTGCCACCGAACTGGTCAATGGGGTACTCTCCAACAGCGAGGCGATCGACCGCAAAATCGAAGAGAAATCCAAGAACTGGTCCATAGCCAGAATGGCGAAAGTGGACCTGAATATCCTGCGGCTTGCCGTATTCGAGCTTTTTTACCGGCCGGATATACCGAAGAACGTTACCATCAACGAAGCGATTGAAGTGGCGAAAAAATTCGGTGCCGAAGACTCACCAGCCTTTATCAACGGCATACTTGATGAAATAGCGTCATCGTTGCCCGACAAGGAATGA
- the thrC gene encoding threonine synthase, which yields MKYISTRGNIAPVGFKDAVMMGLATDGGLLLPERFPVIDDGTLSAWRSLPYRELAFQVISRFVDDIPAADLKNLIDKSYDSFAHEEITPVVAKNGVHILELFHGPTLAFKDVALQLLGNLFEYLLKESGRKMNIVGATSGDTGSAAIYGVRGKENINIFILHPYGKTSPIQARQMTTVLDANVFNIAVNGTFDDCQNIVKDLFNDLPFKEQYALGAVNSINWARVLAQVVYYFYAWFRVTDSQESPVVFSVPTGNFGDIFAGYVAKRMGLPIAKLLLATNENNILTRFINDGDYSKGSVVQTVSPSMDIQVASNFERYLYYLFDESPARVRECFSQFAATGRMTFTAEELERVRKDFASRSVNEEETLETIAAFHLETSYILDPHTAVGVKAAQDCAAGSTVVCLATAHPAKFAEAVEKATGNRPPLPGSLEGIEQLPTRCEVMPADRATIQNYVAEKAL from the coding sequence ATGAAATACATCAGCACCAGGGGAAATATCGCCCCGGTTGGCTTCAAAGACGCTGTAATGATGGGCCTTGCCACAGATGGCGGCCTCCTTCTACCTGAACGTTTTCCGGTCATAGACGACGGAACCCTTTCTGCATGGCGTTCTCTCCCCTACCGTGAACTGGCATTTCAGGTAATCTCCCGCTTTGTGGACGATATTCCCGCCGCCGACCTGAAAAACCTCATCGATAAATCATATGACAGCTTCGCCCACGAAGAAATCACCCCGGTCGTAGCCAAAAACGGCGTCCATATCCTGGAGCTTTTCCATGGACCTACCCTGGCCTTCAAGGATGTTGCCCTTCAGCTTCTCGGCAACCTTTTCGAATATCTGCTGAAAGAGAGCGGCAGAAAAATGAACATCGTCGGTGCCACCTCCGGCGATACGGGAAGCGCTGCCATCTATGGCGTCAGGGGCAAGGAAAACATCAATATCTTCATCCTCCACCCATACGGCAAGACTTCTCCCATTCAGGCGCGGCAAATGACCACCGTTCTTGACGCAAATGTCTTCAACATCGCGGTCAATGGCACCTTCGATGACTGCCAGAATATTGTCAAGGACCTGTTCAACGACCTTCCCTTCAAGGAACAGTATGCCTTGGGCGCCGTTAACTCCATTAACTGGGCACGGGTCCTGGCCCAGGTCGTCTACTATTTCTACGCATGGTTCCGGGTAACCGATTCCCAGGAAAGCCCGGTGGTTTTTTCCGTTCCCACCGGCAATTTCGGCGATATCTTTGCCGGATATGTGGCAAAACGTATGGGACTCCCCATAGCAAAACTGCTGCTGGCAACCAATGAGAACAACATTCTTACCCGTTTCATCAATGATGGCGACTACTCCAAAGGATCGGTAGTCCAGACGGTCTCTCCATCCATGGACATTCAGGTGGCATCCAACTTCGAGCGCTACCTTTACTACCTGTTCGATGAAAGCCCTGCCCGGGTCCGCGAATGTTTCAGTCAATTTGCCGCAACAGGCAGGATGACCTTTACTGCCGAAGAATTGGAGAGGGTGCGCAAAGACTTTGCTTCCCGCTCTGTCAACGAAGAGGAAACCCTTGAAACCATTGCCGCATTTCACTTGGAAACTTCCTATATCCTGGATCCCCATACCGCGGTCGGGGTCAAGGCCGCTCAGGATTGCGCCGCAGGCAGCACAGTAGTATGCCTGGCTACGGCCCACCCGGCCAAATTTGCCGAAGCAGTAGAAAAGGCCACCGGCAATCGCCCTCCCCTGCCAGGCTCCCTGGAAGGGATAGAACAGCTGCCGACCCGTTGCGAAGTTATGCCTGCGGACCGGGCAACAATACAGAACTACGTGGCTGAGAAGGCTCTTTAA
- the nusA gene encoding transcription termination factor NusA has protein sequence METNFNLKHTIDQIVKEKGIDKDVVLEALEQAVLTAANKKFRNTRDLEAHYNPEIGEVELFEFVTVVDEVQDSYKEIDLDEAREIDPEVEVGDSLGMKMDASGFSRIAAQTAKQVIIQKVREAERETIFNEFQERQGEVINGVVRRFEKGDLVVDLGRAEALLSHKEQAPREVYRQGDRVKALITEIRMTTKGPQILLSRTHPMMLAKLFEAEVPEIAEGIVEVKNVVREPGSRAKIAVYSHDSDVDPVGACVGMRGSRVQNVVSELRGEKIDIIPWSEDVARFACNALAPAVVSKVYVDEDNRAMEIVVADDQLSLAIGKRGQNVRLAAKLTGWRIDIKSETRVAEAELLQFASYDGTEEEAVEEETPEEIAPTEESEE, from the coding sequence GTGGAAACGAACTTCAACCTCAAGCATACTATCGATCAGATCGTAAAAGAAAAGGGGATTGATAAAGATGTGGTGCTGGAGGCTCTTGAGCAGGCTGTTCTGACCGCTGCCAACAAAAAATTCCGCAACACCCGTGACCTTGAGGCCCATTACAATCCCGAGATCGGTGAAGTGGAATTGTTCGAGTTTGTGACCGTTGTTGATGAGGTGCAGGATTCCTATAAGGAGATCGACCTTGACGAGGCGCGGGAGATCGACCCTGAAGTGGAAGTAGGGGACTCTCTCGGGATGAAGATGGATGCCAGCGGTTTCAGCCGTATCGCTGCCCAGACTGCTAAGCAGGTCATTATCCAGAAGGTGCGTGAAGCGGAACGGGAGACTATCTTCAATGAATTTCAGGAGCGCCAGGGAGAGGTTATCAATGGCGTGGTCCGTCGTTTTGAAAAGGGGGATCTGGTGGTGGATCTAGGTCGCGCCGAGGCACTGCTTTCGCATAAGGAGCAGGCTCCGCGGGAGGTATATCGTCAAGGGGACCGCGTCAAGGCACTCATTACCGAGATCAGAATGACCACCAAAGGGCCGCAGATTCTTCTTTCCCGTACCCATCCAATGATGCTGGCCAAATTGTTCGAGGCTGAGGTGCCGGAAATTGCAGAGGGGATCGTCGAGGTAAAGAATGTTGTCAGGGAACCGGGCAGCCGGGCGAAGATAGCAGTCTATTCCCACGATTCGGATGTGGATCCGGTTGGCGCCTGTGTAGGTATGCGCGGCAGCAGGGTGCAGAATGTGGTGTCCGAACTTCGTGGAGAAAAGATCGATATAATTCCCTGGTCCGAGGATGTGGCACGTTTTGCCTGTAATGCCCTGGCTCCGGCAGTCGTTTCCAAGGTCTACGTGGATGAAGACAATCGGGCCATGGAGATAGTCGTTGCCGACGACCAGTTGTCACTTGCCATTGGCAAGCGGGGACAGAATGTGCGCCTGGCGGCAAAGCTTACCGGCTGGAGGATCGACATAAAGAGCGAGACCCGCGTAGCCGAAGCCGAACTGCTGCAGTTTGCCTCCTACGACGGCACCGAAGAAGAGGCCGTTGAAGAAGAAACCCCTGAGGAGATTGCTCCTACCGAAGAATCGGAGGAGTGA
- the rimP gene encoding ribosome maturation factor RimP: MAKVDVVSRVTELAEQVLSSLGMELVELEYKHEGRELVLRLFIDKEGGVTLDDCESVSRDLSQILEVEDIITGHYRFEVSSPGLDRPLKKGSDYEKYAGRLVKIRTFEALADDAGNKRKTFLGELKGLKEGQVHIALKEGQSAVIPLDKIAKANLEFEF, encoded by the coding sequence ATGGCAAAAGTCGATGTGGTCTCCCGGGTAACCGAACTTGCAGAACAGGTGCTGTCCTCTCTGGGCATGGAACTTGTCGAGCTTGAATATAAGCACGAGGGAAGAGAACTGGTGCTGCGGCTTTTTATCGACAAGGAGGGGGGAGTTACCCTCGACGACTGCGAATCGGTCAGCCGGGATTTGTCACAAATTCTCGAAGTAGAAGATATCATCACCGGTCATTATCGTTTTGAAGTGTCTTCCCCCGGTCTGGATCGCCCCCTGAAAAAGGGTTCAGATTACGAGAAATACGCGGGTAGGCTGGTAAAGATAAGAACTTTCGAAGCCCTGGCCGACGATGCAGGTAACAAGCGAAAAACCTTTCTCGGCGAACTGAAAGGCCTCAAGGAGGGACAGGTGCATATTGCCCTGAAGGAAGGACAAAGTGCCGTCATCCCCCTGGATAAAATTGCCAAAGCCAATCTGGAATTCGAATTCTGA
- a CDS encoding tetratricopeptide repeat protein has translation MISPRIFTFCYIVLLLLVFIGPGCSKDLPRLSGPQLEAVNHNLRGIKAEARGNHELALEEFSESLRINGSVDNTEGKLVALVNISRVNRHTGDADSALKAVNQALELVTPKSDIFSEVAFEKSSVELQLKNLAGAQEWAAKSIAAATGSKTTAATNLLARILYLGKQHDAAKEQADKALILSRNNSQTEEEANALRLLGILHSNSKRTTEALDAFGKALQLDKTLGKSRKIAADLRGIADVYAYTNSNAEAISFYGRAQSVSMNDGDRQAAAEDLLLMARLHDKMGNHKKFRQLMEERESLLKETEKQ, from the coding sequence ATGATTAGCCCCAGAATATTCACCTTCTGTTATATCGTGCTTTTACTCTTGGTATTTATCGGTCCCGGTTGCAGTAAGGACCTGCCGCGTCTGTCAGGGCCTCAGCTGGAGGCTGTCAATCACAACCTGCGAGGGATCAAGGCCGAGGCCCGGGGAAACCACGAGCTGGCCCTGGAAGAGTTTAGTGAATCACTGAGAATAAACGGGTCCGTCGATAATACGGAAGGCAAGTTAGTGGCACTGGTGAACATCTCCAGGGTCAATCGCCACACGGGAGATGCAGACTCGGCCCTGAAAGCAGTAAATCAGGCACTGGAACTGGTAACGCCTAAATCAGATATCTTTTCTGAAGTAGCCTTCGAAAAAAGTAGCGTCGAACTCCAGTTGAAGAACCTGGCCGGCGCACAGGAATGGGCAGCAAAGTCAATTGCGGCAGCAACTGGCAGCAAGACAACGGCGGCAACCAACCTGCTTGCCAGGATACTGTACTTGGGAAAACAGCATGATGCGGCAAAAGAGCAGGCTGATAAGGCGCTTATTTTAAGTAGAAATAACAGCCAGACAGAAGAAGAGGCGAATGCGCTACGCCTTTTGGGCATTCTTCATTCAAACAGTAAACGCACCACTGAAGCTCTTGATGCTTTTGGCAAGGCTCTCCAACTGGACAAGACTCTCGGCAAAAGTCGAAAAATCGCCGCTGATCTGCGTGGTATTGCCGATGTTTATGCTTATACGAATAGTAATGCAGAAGCCATCTCCTTCTACGGACGTGCCCAGAGCGTAAGCATGAACGATGGAGATCGGCAAGCGGCGGCAGAAGACCTGCTCCTCATGGCCAGGCTCCATGACAAGATGGGTAACCATAAGAAATTCCGGCAGCTCATGGAAGAGCGGGAATCACTGCTCAAGGAGACAGAAAAACAATAA
- a CDS encoding 3',5'-cyclic-nucleotide phosphodiesterase has translation MKLRVLGCAGAEFPHFHPSAFLVDDSLLLDAGTIGAVLSEHEQWAIARIFITHAHLDHIRGIPMLADNIVIKELNKSLTIHGIRETIESLSTHLLNDVIWPDFSKIPSTHPVIRYNPIVPEVELEVGGYKIMAVEVNHTVPAVGYIVRKGNKSIIYTGDTGPTDRLWDFTDNISALIVEVSFPNEMEKLALLTRHLTPALLATELKKIKNLPPRILITHPKPQHYDKIASELDDLGVEQIELLRDGNIYEF, from the coding sequence ATGAAATTACGTGTACTGGGTTGTGCCGGGGCTGAGTTCCCCCATTTTCACCCCTCGGCATTTCTGGTGGATGACAGCCTGTTGCTCGATGCAGGCACCATTGGCGCAGTGCTTTCAGAACATGAACAATGGGCGATTGCACGGATATTCATTACCCACGCTCATCTGGACCATATCCGTGGCATCCCCATGCTTGCCGACAACATCGTCATCAAGGAACTCAACAAGAGCCTGACTATTCACGGCATCAGGGAAACCATTGAATCACTGAGTACACACCTTCTCAACGATGTGATCTGGCCCGATTTCAGCAAGATTCCGTCCACCCATCCGGTCATACGATACAACCCGATTGTTCCGGAGGTGGAGCTGGAAGTCGGCGGGTACAAGATCATGGCGGTCGAAGTCAATCACACCGTACCTGCGGTGGGATACATTGTCCGCAAAGGTAACAAGTCCATCATATATACCGGTGATACCGGCCCCACGGACAGGCTCTGGGATTTCACAGACAACATTTCAGCTCTTATTGTCGAAGTATCCTTTCCCAATGAAATGGAAAAGCTGGCGCTTCTGACCAGACATCTCACGCCAGCCCTGCTTGCCACAGAACTTAAGAAGATCAAAAATCTGCCGCCACGCATCCTGATCACCCACCCGAAACCACAGCACTACGACAAAATAGCATCCGAACTTGACGATCTGGGCGTGGAACAGATCGAGCTGCTGCGTGACGGCAATATCTATGAATTCTGA
- a CDS encoding homoserine dehydrogenase, translating into MNEIKIGLIGFGTIGAGVVKLLDKNGSLLEEKLGTRLFLKKIADLDISTDRGVEVEPGVLTTNVDEVLCDPEIAIVIELIGGYEPARSFVLKAIANGKHIVTANKALLAVHGEEIYAAAEKKGVEVLFEAAVGGGIPVLSSIRGNLAGNNFSTVLGILNGTCNYILTRMTQEGADFAEVLKNAQQLGYAEADPTFDVEGIDTAHKLCLLLSLCFGTRVDLKEVSTEGISSIAAVDINFARDFGYKIKLLAIGKRDGERIEARVHPTMIPVNYPLADVNGVFNGIRLSGDFVGPVMFYGRGAGMEPTASAVIGDVADIARNLVAGISRRSAPLGFGDDKVKNLTIKPMGEITSKYYIRFNAFDRPGVLAKISGALGDNNISIESMMQTARSTNCTVPIVIMTHEAREMDIRKALSVIDTFDVIKEKSNVIRIEDNLE; encoded by the coding sequence ATGAACGAGATCAAGATTGGTCTGATCGGCTTCGGCACCATTGGTGCTGGTGTCGTCAAATTGCTGGATAAAAATGGCAGCCTTCTGGAGGAAAAACTCGGAACAAGACTCTTCCTGAAAAAGATCGCCGATCTGGACATCAGTACCGATCGTGGCGTGGAGGTGGAGCCTGGAGTTCTCACTACCAATGTGGACGAGGTCCTGTGTGATCCGGAAATAGCCATAGTCATCGAATTGATCGGCGGTTACGAACCTGCCCGCAGTTTTGTCCTCAAGGCCATTGCCAACGGCAAGCATATCGTCACCGCTAACAAGGCTCTTCTTGCAGTACACGGCGAGGAGATATACGCCGCTGCCGAAAAGAAAGGAGTAGAGGTCCTTTTCGAGGCTGCAGTAGGAGGCGGAATACCAGTCCTCTCTTCCATCAGGGGAAACCTGGCCGGCAACAATTTCAGCACCGTGCTCGGTATTCTCAACGGCACTTGCAATTACATCCTCACCAGAATGACACAGGAAGGGGCCGACTTCGCCGAAGTACTGAAAAACGCCCAGCAGCTGGGCTATGCAGAGGCTGATCCCACCTTTGATGTGGAAGGGATCGATACCGCCCATAAGCTGTGCCTTCTCCTTTCCCTTTGTTTCGGCACCAGGGTTGATCTGAAAGAGGTCTCCACTGAGGGAATAAGCTCCATTGCAGCGGTCGATATCAATTTTGCCAGGGACTTCGGCTACAAGATCAAGCTGCTGGCCATCGGCAAGCGTGATGGTGAACGCATCGAGGCCAGGGTACATCCGACAATGATTCCGGTAAATTATCCCTTGGCGGATGTGAACGGTGTCTTCAACGGCATCAGGTTGTCAGGTGACTTCGTGGGCCCGGTTATGTTCTACGGGCGCGGTGCCGGGATGGAACCCACTGCCAGCGCAGTAATCGGCGATGTGGCAGATATCGCCCGAAACCTTGTGGCAGGAATCTCCAGACGCTCAGCTCCTCTGGGTTTTGGTGACGACAAGGTGAAGAACCTTACCATAAAGCCCATGGGAGAGATCACCAGCAAATATTACATCCGTTTCAATGCATTTGACAGACCGGGGGTTCTGGCCAAGATTTCGGGGGCGCTGGGTGACAATAACATCAGCATCGAGTCCATGATGCAGACGGCGCGGAGCACCAATTGCACCGTACCTATCGTCATCATGACCCATGAAGCCCGGGAAATGGATATACGCAAGGCGCTTTCAGTGATCGACACCTTTGACGTTATCAAAGAAAAGAGCAACGTCATCAGAATAGAGGATAACCTGGAATAG
- a CDS encoding MlaD family protein — MIKEEDVRFKHLEKKIGLFAAIAIVGALAVVLFIGADKDLLTPKYKLKFTTGKGTGFAKGMPVKLSGFRIGRIKSINLNEQAMVDIEIEVNKKYQKWIKSDSSARLVKEGLVGDSIIEVTAGSAKAMVLKNGDTINFEKSKGLEEVANDIAEEVKPVLIEVKEIISYINDPNGDIKQSLGNIKLLTQQLQDTREKVDDLLVSSRDNVSSLTKSGVDVLNNTNAKVSALGPTLEKVDRSMANLEKSLPPLLQKVDASMDHLEKTTLQLQKTSEKAMPRVPKLINKAEDVMEGADTVLNAVKDMWPFKNHVPAADQRQFVPGDSHD, encoded by the coding sequence ATGATAAAAGAAGAAGATGTCCGTTTCAAACATCTGGAAAAGAAGATCGGGCTGTTTGCAGCTATTGCCATAGTAGGCGCATTGGCAGTCGTACTGTTCATTGGGGCCGACAAGGACCTTCTCACCCCCAAGTACAAGCTGAAGTTTACTACTGGAAAGGGCACCGGCTTCGCCAAAGGAATGCCCGTGAAACTTTCGGGGTTCAGGATAGGGCGCATCAAAAGCATAAACCTCAACGAACAGGCTATGGTTGATATCGAGATAGAGGTTAACAAGAAATATCAAAAATGGATCAAGAGCGATTCCAGTGCAAGACTGGTAAAGGAAGGGCTGGTTGGTGACAGCATCATCGAGGTAACAGCAGGTTCCGCCAAGGCAATGGTCCTCAAGAACGGCGATACGATAAATTTTGAAAAAAGCAAAGGCCTGGAAGAAGTTGCCAATGATATAGCCGAAGAGGTCAAGCCGGTGTTGATTGAGGTCAAGGAAATCATCAGCTATATCAATGATCCCAATGGTGATATCAAGCAGTCGCTGGGCAATATAAAGCTGCTGACTCAGCAGTTGCAGGATACCAGGGAAAAGGTGGACGACCTGCTCGTCTCCTCCAGGGATAATGTCAGCTCCCTGACCAAAAGCGGAGTCGATGTTCTGAACAATACCAACGCCAAGGTTTCAGCCCTGGGTCCTACCCTGGAAAAGGTGGACAGGTCAATGGCCAATTTGGAAAAAAGCCTTCCCCCATTACTGCAAAAGGTCGATGCAAGCATGGATCATCTGGAAAAGACCACGCTGCAGTTGCAGAAAACATCGGAAAAAGCCATGCCGAGGGTTCCGAAGCTGATAAACAAGGCTGAAGACGTCATGGAGGGGGCAGATACGGTGCTGAATGCCGTTAAGGATATGTGGCCATTTAAAAATCACGTCCCGGCTGCGGATCAACGTCAGTTTGTCCCAGGTGACAGCCATGATTAG
- the yrfG gene encoding GMP/IMP nucleotidase: MVLNWKDIDTVLLDMDGTLLDRHFDDHFWLEHVPRRYADKHGIALKDAKAMLISRFRSQENTLNWTDLDYWTEQLGLDIPLLKEEVDHLIAVHPFVVEFLLYLRQQRKAIYLVTNAHSKTLTLKMRKTRIGSYFDGIISAHDLGLPKEDAAFWPALASRISYDPERTLLGEDSETNLSTAAQYGIKYLIYVSRFSSALTPKPSANFSSIHYFSQLIPKEGSTGVDLAKIKMLPPDFI, encoded by the coding sequence ATGGTACTGAACTGGAAAGACATAGATACGGTCCTGCTGGATATGGACGGAACCCTCCTGGACCGCCATTTCGACGATCATTTCTGGCTGGAACATGTGCCGAGACGTTATGCCGACAAGCACGGTATTGCGCTGAAAGATGCCAAGGCCATGCTAATCAGCCGTTTCCGCTCCCAGGAAAACACCCTCAACTGGACCGACCTGGATTACTGGACCGAACAGCTAGGTCTGGATATACCGCTGCTGAAGGAAGAGGTGGATCATCTTATCGCCGTCCACCCCTTTGTCGTCGAGTTCCTGCTTTATCTCAGACAGCAGCGCAAGGCCATTTACCTGGTGACCAATGCCCACAGCAAAACTTTGACCCTGAAGATGAGAAAAACCCGCATCGGCTCCTACTTTGACGGCATCATTTCCGCCCACGATCTTGGCCTGCCCAAGGAAGATGCGGCTTTCTGGCCTGCGTTGGCCTCCCGCATCAGCTACGATCCTGAAAGGACGCTACTTGGTGAAGACAGCGAGACAAACTTGTCCACAGCGGCCCAGTACGGCATCAAATATCTGATCTACGTAAGCCGTTTCAGTTCCGCCCTCACACCGAAACCCTCTGCCAACTTCTCATCCATTCACTATTTCAGCCAGCTGATCCCCAAGGAAGGTTCTACGGGGGTGGATCTGGCAAAGATAAAGATGTTGCCGCCTGATTTTATTTGA
- a CDS encoding P-loop NTPase family protein: MTVIITAKEEVDAWLARLILGFIDPDRGEFSVFGNTPSSLTGNKLYEFRKRIGLVYANGGLISNLKIWENVTLPLSYMTRLNDAEIEKIGSSALKRVGYPGKLMQLPGHTPFHHKKMAGFARAMLMDPELMVYESPLLGLNHEERRLYINTAMEFHGEKDGRTSLFISSSPDILPMMKAARVIHINQGLLS; this comes from the coding sequence ATGACCGTCATCATCACTGCCAAGGAAGAAGTTGATGCCTGGCTGGCAAGGCTGATCCTTGGTTTCATCGATCCGGACCGGGGAGAATTTTCCGTCTTCGGCAACACCCCGTCTTCCTTGACCGGGAACAAGCTGTATGAATTTCGAAAACGGATCGGCCTTGTCTATGCCAACGGTGGTCTCATCTCGAATCTGAAAATATGGGAAAACGTCACCCTGCCCCTTTCATACATGACCAGACTGAACGACGCCGAGATTGAAAAGATTGGTAGTTCTGCTCTGAAAAGGGTGGGTTATCCGGGAAAGTTGATGCAACTGCCCGGTCACACGCCGTTCCATCATAAAAAAATGGCAGGTTTTGCCAGGGCCATGCTCATGGATCCTGAACTGATGGTCTATGAATCCCCACTTCTGGGGCTTAACCATGAGGAAAGACGTCTTTATATAAATACAGCCATGGAATTCCATGGGGAAAAAGACGGGAGAACCTCCCTTTTCATCTCATCCAGCCCTGATATCCTTCCCATGATGAAGGCTGCCAGGGTCATCCACATAAATCAGGGACTGCTCTCATGA
- a CDS encoding ABC transporter permease, producing the protein MITALGKWILKLLLTGMGLVETIIQAFRNLFLSFKQGRRPIMAVLRKQIYFTGLESLKVIVIISVTIGIVIITQIISLVGANETLTGRVLVWVIIRELGPVLTAIIIIARSGTAIATELGYMKINNEIESIESLGIPADRYLIMPRIIGVTTSVVILTIYFEIAAILGGFIVAAIGWHVPFDKFAQSIFSILTIKELGMSFIKSLFFGLFLSAACCRHGLGVGKSATQIPQAATKGVMQSLFLVFVLDGVITLISLL; encoded by the coding sequence ATGATCACAGCCCTTGGCAAATGGATACTGAAACTGCTGCTGACCGGGATGGGACTTGTTGAAACCATCATCCAGGCCTTCAGGAACTTGTTCCTCTCCTTTAAACAGGGCAGACGTCCGATCATGGCTGTACTGCGAAAACAGATTTATTTCACCGGCCTTGAATCGTTGAAAGTTATTGTCATCATCTCGGTAACGATCGGCATTGTCATCATCACCCAGATAATCAGCCTGGTCGGGGCGAACGAGACACTGACCGGACGCGTTCTGGTGTGGGTGATTATCAGAGAGCTGGGCCCTGTGTTGACGGCCATCATTATCATTGCCAGAAGTGGCACTGCTATCGCCACAGAACTTGGCTACATGAAGATCAACAATGAGATTGAAAGCATCGAATCCCTGGGGATTCCTGCTGACCGTTACCTTATAATGCCCAGGATCATCGGCGTAACCACATCTGTAGTAATACTGACGATCTATTTTGAGATTGCCGCCATATTGGGAGGTTTTATTGTCGCTGCAATCGGCTGGCATGTCCCTTTCGACAAATTCGCCCAGAGCATATTCTCAATACTGACCATCAAAGAGCTGGGGATGTCTTTCATCAAGAGCCTGTTTTTCGGTCTTTTTCTCTCTGCCGCCTGTTGCAGACACGGACTCGGCGTAGGGAAAAGTGCGACACAGATTCCCCAGGCGGCGACTAAGGGGGTCATGCAGAGTCTCTTTCTCGTATTCGTGCTTGATGGTGTCATAACGCTGATATCTCTTTTATAA
- a CDS encoding DUF448 domain-containing protein: protein MIIRSLPMVETGPERTCIFCRTTRGKQELLRFVLSPDRLLVPDLLAKLPGRGAYTCMAVSCVKGAAEKKQFSRAFKGEVRGGDAAGLVNQLRTRMEERIASYLSLANKAGKVSSGTDMVLERMKDRLPGFLFIASDISADIGQKVKTQAERNGVEYCTLFDKEKLGALIGKEMRVVVAIQVGGFIGPLKQETAKLRNFFEEGR from the coding sequence GTGATAATCAGAAGTCTGCCCATGGTTGAAACCGGTCCGGAAAGAACCTGCATTTTTTGCAGGACCACCAGAGGCAAACAAGAGTTGCTTCGCTTTGTTCTGTCGCCGGACCGTCTGCTGGTTCCCGACCTTTTGGCCAAGCTTCCCGGTCGGGGTGCTTACACCTGCATGGCCGTATCCTGTGTGAAGGGTGCTGCTGAAAAAAAACAATTCAGCCGCGCATTCAAGGGGGAGGTCAGGGGGGGCGATGCTGCAGGGCTGGTGAATCAGCTCAGGACCAGGATGGAGGAGCGGATAGCTTCCTACCTCTCACTGGCTAACAAGGCTGGCAAGGTTTCTTCTGGAACGGATATGGTTCTGGAGCGGATGAAAGACCGCCTGCCCGGCTTTCTTTTCATCGCCTCGGACATCTCCGCGGATATTGGACAGAAGGTAAAAACCCAGGCTGAAAGAAACGGGGTTGAATACTGCACCCTTTTTGATAAAGAGAAGTTAGGTGCATTGATCGGCAAGGAAATGAGAGTTGTAGTGGCAATCCAGGTGGGCGGTTTCATTGGCCCACTCAAGCAGGAGACAGCAAAGTTGAGGAACTTCTTCGAGGAGGGACGATAG